The Aminithiophilus ramosus genome contains a region encoding:
- a CDS encoding PD-(D/E)XK nuclease family protein gives MTLHLKGYRTLDDLASLLRGEEEETLFILPSMAERRGLETFVKTTPWSWRRLCDEIFRAADRPERTIVDAIDRWLLLRGLEEADGLSGAFLVPLGDDIRELIRQEVSPERFARALGCRESCGACTRSDSEGRLCRLYGSYGRTLRERALIDGAALEAEAASVLARSGRAFLERWGRKTFSFVGFLSLTHGQLSLLRRLQALDVTIELFHPLTGLEGYPDAAGQLADLRSSGTEADGPPSRVHRLLGGDDRLEATLLCRELALWSSGEGAFADRPFPGWGGITVVSGTATVEEALRRYRIPYVSRRRRAMAEGTIWKILRDLLERGRDGWPFDETLLLLSSPLLAGDLPSAVDIRRPQGLEAWRESLGDGSRGRLCLEAAASLAESVGRGTTATALLAETVRFLGETLAAPERMARLVGDDIELDEEARSVNGTLKELTRRLDLVRSGDDRPEWSRMELSGENGRTFLDLVAQESSLLPPLPLREALSLYDDNLPVLERAEVVVLLGTDHRRWPGKSGEGPFLSDRLRSTLHDEGDLGPLHLPTASDRRLAREGLFRRLLASAPDVFLCRALQDDSGRPLEETPLLAPALDSGWAVEGATAELPLSRLVLSVREPYVEAVEILDEPWSRPREGPVACLSAPPSVPLSGLDRFRRCPFLYARQDLASADGDLFDSAQIGSFLHGLWQRAWEVEGPLERSTAALFDEVLAAGGELASRLTDFPRMRGQLAERLRALARRLDGEEGSLATRRRSMEREWTLPPLNIGGVTFRGRCDRADSLDDGALLLFDYKLGSSSGYEKALQLAAYGLALREAGRSVAGYVYACHGDGRLVGALAEGHRGTVRLDRGIRKDLDSALEEARSALGALAEAVLAGRFPPDYDSKACPGCPYGSLCRRDELRREGKDDDD, from the coding sequence ATGACACTTCATCTGAAGGGCTACAGAACCCTCGACGATCTGGCTTCCCTCCTTCGAGGCGAAGAGGAGGAGACCCTCTTCATCCTGCCCTCCATGGCCGAAAGACGGGGACTGGAGACGTTCGTCAAGACGACGCCCTGGAGCTGGCGCCGCCTCTGCGACGAGATCTTCAGGGCGGCGGACCGGCCCGAAAGAACCATCGTCGACGCCATCGACCGCTGGCTTCTGCTTCGCGGTCTCGAAGAGGCCGACGGCCTTTCCGGAGCCTTCCTCGTCCCCCTCGGCGACGACATCCGGGAGCTGATTCGCCAGGAGGTCTCGCCGGAACGGTTCGCCCGTGCCCTGGGCTGCCGGGAGAGCTGCGGGGCCTGCACCAGGAGCGACAGCGAGGGGCGGCTCTGCCGCCTCTACGGGAGCTACGGGAGGACCCTGAGGGAGCGTGCCCTCATCGACGGGGCGGCCCTGGAGGCGGAGGCGGCCTCCGTCCTGGCCCGGTCGGGAAGGGCCTTTCTGGAGCGCTGGGGCCGGAAGACCTTCTCCTTCGTCGGCTTCCTGAGCCTGACTCACGGCCAGCTTTCCCTCCTCCGCCGCCTTCAGGCCCTGGACGTGACGATCGAGCTCTTCCACCCCCTGACGGGTCTCGAGGGCTATCCCGACGCGGCCGGCCAGCTCGCCGACCTTCGATCGTCGGGGACGGAGGCCGACGGGCCCCCCTCCCGAGTCCACCGTCTCCTCGGCGGCGACGACCGCCTCGAGGCCACGCTCCTCTGCCGAGAGCTGGCCCTCTGGAGCTCCGGAGAGGGGGCCTTCGCCGACCGCCCCTTCCCCGGCTGGGGGGGCATAACCGTCGTCTCCGGGACGGCGACCGTCGAGGAGGCCCTGCGGCGCTACCGCATCCCCTACGTGAGCCGCCGTCGTCGGGCCATGGCCGAAGGGACGATCTGGAAGATCCTGCGAGACCTTCTGGAAAGGGGCCGCGACGGCTGGCCCTTCGACGAGACCCTCCTCCTCCTGTCCAGTCCCCTCCTCGCCGGAGACCTCCCCTCGGCGGTCGACATCCGCCGCCCCCAGGGACTCGAGGCCTGGCGCGAGAGCCTCGGCGACGGAAGCCGCGGACGGCTCTGCCTCGAGGCGGCGGCCTCTCTGGCCGAATCGGTCGGGAGGGGAACGACGGCGACGGCCCTTCTGGCCGAAACGGTCCGCTTCCTCGGCGAGACCCTGGCCGCGCCGGAGCGGATGGCCCGTCTTGTCGGCGACGACATCGAGCTCGACGAGGAGGCTCGGTCCGTCAACGGCACGCTGAAGGAGCTGACGCGACGCCTCGATCTCGTCCGATCGGGCGACGATCGGCCCGAGTGGTCCCGGATGGAGCTCTCCGGCGAGAACGGCCGGACCTTTCTGGACCTCGTGGCCCAGGAGTCCTCCCTGCTGCCCCCTCTGCCGCTGCGCGAAGCCCTTTCCCTTTACGACGACAACCTTCCCGTTCTCGAAAGGGCCGAAGTGGTGGTCCTCCTCGGAACCGATCACCGCCGCTGGCCCGGGAAGAGCGGCGAAGGCCCCTTTCTCTCCGACCGTCTCCGATCGACCCTCCACGACGAGGGAGATCTGGGACCTCTCCACCTGCCGACGGCATCGGACCGACGTCTGGCCCGGGAGGGACTTTTTCGGCGCCTTCTCGCCTCGGCTCCCGACGTGTTCCTCTGCCGGGCCCTCCAGGACGACTCGGGGCGCCCTCTGGAGGAGACGCCCCTTCTGGCCCCCGCCCTGGACTCGGGGTGGGCCGTCGAGGGAGCGACGGCGGAGCTGCCTCTGTCGCGGCTCGTTCTCTCGGTCCGGGAGCCTTACGTCGAGGCCGTCGAGATCCTGGACGAGCCCTGGTCGCGGCCGAGGGAGGGCCCCGTCGCCTGCCTGTCCGCCCCTCCTTCGGTCCCCCTCAGCGGCCTCGACCGCTTCCGCCGCTGCCCCTTCCTCTACGCCCGACAGGACCTCGCCTCCGCCGACGGAGATCTCTTCGACTCCGCCCAGATCGGCTCTTTCCTCCACGGCCTCTGGCAGAGGGCGTGGGAGGTAGAGGGGCCTCTGGAGCGGTCGACGGCGGCCCTCTTCGACGAGGTTCTCGCCGCGGGAGGCGAACTGGCCTCCCGCCTGACCGATTTCCCCCGCATGAGGGGCCAGCTGGCCGAACGTTTGCGGGCCCTGGCCCGGCGCCTCGACGGGGAAGAGGGCTCCCTGGCGACGCGACGGCGCTCGATGGAGCGGGAGTGGACGCTCCCCCCCCTGAATATCGGAGGCGTCACCTTCCGCGGGCGTTGCGACAGGGCGGACAGCCTCGACGACGGGGCTCTGCTGCTGTTCGACTACAAGCTGGGAAGTTCCTCCGGCTACGAAAAGGCCCTTCAGCTCGCCGCTTACGGCCTTGCCCTGCGCGAGGCGGGCCGGTCCGTCGCCGGCTACGTCTACGCCTGTCACGGAGACGGCAGGCTCGTCGGAGCCCTGGCCGAGGGACACAGGGGAACGGTCCGGCTCGACAGGGGGATCAGGAAAGATCTCGACAGCGCCCTCGAAGAGGCCCGGTCGGCTCTGGGGGCTCTGGCCGAGGCCGTTCTCGCGGGGCGTTTCCCCCCCGACTACGACAGCAAGGCCTGTCCGGGCTGCCCCTACGGCTCCCTGTGCCGCCGCGACGAACTGAGACGGGAGGGAAAAGACGATGACGACTGA
- a CDS encoding TolC family protein, which translates to MRQAKKALLTVLVLGSLLSVFAGPLAAEPVAFPSLEALEPLVGEGPELLEALAAMERDEHLRNLQSQRQGPKAFGALAYGYSDEPVNATSEESLSYGNVSARAGVSFPLLGTWSREKIEVLLAELNLLGGRALAEATAERNLTALRKAYALLWIEGRRGEMIEAFLADEAETERLLAERVSRGFLLERDRLEFLSAFDIARRDLVESKLRRTQALQALRLATGRSWEGIPASPPYLPGPIEDGETLLDHVADLADLRYRRDFLELRRRLFETTGRIDREGTVDIGVTAGRDFPGSTGTGLYLSFSLREPFGTLGAREDEARLAASADLERERRSAVVARIRVEGELMEALVLREYALASIEAGERRLDAAWEALRVDTLRHGALAGETLEKLQQSRYGYFRVALDLLSAQSLLLQTEAELVRFAFPEGGPPPQSRLLPRSLTLSRPLLDPSWLAGSPFPDSPLSRAEGPSLAPPSPGTVPSVAASPSLPPPALSGGGPSRPEPSPAVAEGRPEPLPPRAASASPGRKEPLDTGLTAYVWDASSFLDSACRAAALERFRNEGFSRMLLSFDAAQIASFRTEGGRRSLEAFLSAARSQGLTVDLLLGDPAWILPEHRQGLVRLVRELEPFPFRGLHLDLEPDSLPGAAEKRLELAAELVRTLEIVRTQTDRPLALSVHPRELEGELGDVVGPGLERIPVEEVAVMIYSTRVEAVLERFERLRRKHPGLNLALAQSVESLLSPQESYGAYGREAFRARAAYLAERLGREGAAAIVVQAWKDYEEMRP; encoded by the coding sequence ATGAGGCAGGCAAAGAAGGCGCTGTTGACCGTTCTCGTCCTGGGATCTCTGCTCTCGGTCTTTGCCGGTCCCCTTGCCGCCGAGCCCGTCGCCTTCCCGTCGCTGGAGGCCCTCGAACCTCTCGTGGGAGAGGGGCCGGAGCTCCTGGAGGCCCTGGCCGCTATGGAACGGGACGAACATCTCCGGAACCTCCAGAGTCAGCGCCAGGGACCTAAGGCCTTCGGCGCCCTGGCCTACGGCTACAGCGACGAGCCCGTCAACGCCACCTCGGAGGAGAGCCTCTCCTACGGCAACGTCTCGGCTCGGGCCGGCGTCTCCTTCCCTCTCCTGGGAACGTGGAGCCGGGAGAAGATCGAGGTCCTCCTGGCCGAGCTGAACCTTCTCGGCGGACGGGCCCTGGCCGAGGCGACGGCGGAGCGGAATCTGACGGCCCTCCGCAAGGCCTATGCCCTCCTCTGGATCGAGGGGCGCCGGGGCGAGATGATCGAGGCCTTCCTCGCCGACGAGGCCGAGACGGAGCGCCTTCTGGCCGAGCGGGTCAGCCGGGGCTTCCTGCTCGAGCGGGACCGTCTGGAATTCCTCTCGGCCTTCGACATCGCCAGAAGGGATCTCGTCGAGTCGAAGCTCCGACGCACTCAGGCCCTCCAGGCCCTGCGCCTCGCCACGGGGCGCTCCTGGGAGGGCATCCCCGCCTCGCCGCCCTACCTTCCGGGACCCATCGAAGACGGCGAGACCCTGCTGGACCACGTCGCCGATCTGGCCGATCTGCGCTACCGCCGGGACTTCCTGGAGCTGAGGCGGCGCCTCTTCGAGACGACGGGTCGCATCGATCGAGAGGGAACCGTCGACATCGGCGTGACGGCCGGCCGGGACTTCCCCGGCTCGACGGGGACGGGGCTCTACCTCTCCTTCTCTTTGAGGGAGCCCTTCGGGACCCTCGGGGCCCGTGAGGACGAGGCCCGCCTCGCCGCCAGCGCCGACCTCGAGCGGGAGCGCCGTTCGGCCGTCGTGGCCCGGATCCGCGTCGAGGGGGAACTGATGGAAGCCCTCGTCCTGCGCGAATACGCCCTGGCCTCGATCGAGGCCGGAGAGCGTCGACTCGATGCGGCCTGGGAGGCCCTGCGCGTCGACACGCTGCGGCACGGGGCTCTGGCCGGGGAGACCTTGGAAAAACTTCAGCAGAGCCGTTACGGCTACTTCCGCGTCGCCCTCGATCTCCTCTCGGCCCAGTCGCTTCTCCTCCAGACCGAGGCCGAGCTCGTCCGCTTCGCCTTCCCCGAAGGAGGGCCTCCGCCGCAAAGCCGGCTTCTTCCTCGGTCCCTGACCCTGTCACGGCCCCTTCTCGATCCCTCCTGGCTCGCGGGGAGCCCTTTCCCCGACAGCCCCCTTTCTCGGGCCGAGGGACCCTCCCTCGCTCCGCCGTCTCCCGGGACGGTCCCTTCCGTCGCGGCGAGCCCCTCTCTTCCGCCGCCCGCCCTTTCCGGAGGAGGACCTTCCCGTCCGGAGCCTTCGCCCGCTGTCGCGGAGGGACGTCCGGAGCCCCTGCCCCCCCGGGCCGCCTCGGCGAGCCCCGGCCGCAAGGAGCCCCTGGACACGGGGCTGACGGCCTACGTCTGGGACGCCTCTTCCTTCCTCGACAGCGCCTGCCGCGCCGCGGCGCTGGAGCGGTTCCGGAACGAGGGCTTCTCCCGGATGCTGCTTTCCTTCGATGCCGCGCAGATCGCCTCGTTCCGCACCGAAGGGGGACGCAGAAGCCTGGAGGCCTTCCTCTCCGCCGCCCGATCGCAGGGGCTGACCGTCGACCTCCTCCTGGGCGATCCGGCCTGGATCCTGCCCGAACACCGTCAGGGGCTGGTCCGCCTCGTCCGCGAGCTGGAGCCCTTCCCCTTCCGCGGACTCCATCTCGACCTCGAGCCCGATTCCCTTCCCGGCGCCGCGGAAAAACGTCTGGAGCTCGCCGCCGAGCTGGTCAGGACGCTGGAGATCGTCCGGACCCAGACGGATCGCCCCCTGGCCCTTTCCGTCCATCCCCGCGAGCTTGAGGGGGAGCTGGGCGATGTCGTCGGGCCCGGGCTGGAGAGGATCCCCGTAGAGGAGGTGGCCGTCATGATCTACTCGACCCGCGTCGAGGCCGTTCTGGAGCGATTCGAGAGGCTTCGCCGAAAACATCCGGGACTGAATCTGGCCCTGGCTCAGAGCGTCGAGTCCCTCCTCTCCCCTCAGGAGAGCTACGGGGCCTACGGAAGGGAGGCCTTCCGCGCCCGAGCGGCCTACCTCGCCGAGCGCCTCGGCCGAGAGGGAGCGGCCGCCATCGTCGTCCAGGCCTGGAAGGACTATGAGGAGATGAGGCCGTGA
- a CDS encoding HlyD family secretion protein, producing MKIRFNTPEGKAADVRAGVRVPYAPAKRAFPRWRWYLVVLLVTSPLLFFLSKVAIGWLMASSPGVVYMERLSVNSPRPAVIENLSFGRGDFVEAGKPLLRLSDASLELLRAPLEAERRALLLQSPQSNPVSAQRRALVLAQEVTDYEARRLGIIEELFRKGAATRAEVDEAAGRVQRARADQIRSGADLEEAQRIFVDPNVPVRLAQIEAELKSLTEGKGPLEIRSPISGQILELFVGPGEAVGQGTPLALIADPERVCLITFVAAKDMRFVEPGRDVRVRFPDGTLMAASVDGSPLLAEPTPLSLAGPLADAGPALKVRLLPGEPLKGAYRVEGLPVTVYWGQRRPWHGRLPEKEE from the coding sequence GTGAAGATCCGCTTCAACACTCCCGAGGGCAAGGCCGCCGACGTCCGGGCGGGTGTCCGCGTCCCCTACGCTCCGGCCAAACGGGCCTTTCCCCGCTGGCGCTGGTACCTCGTCGTCCTCCTCGTGACCAGTCCCCTCCTGTTTTTCCTCTCCAAAGTGGCCATCGGCTGGCTCATGGCCAGCTCCCCCGGCGTCGTCTACATGGAGCGTCTTTCCGTCAACAGCCCCCGGCCCGCCGTCATCGAAAACCTTTCCTTCGGGCGGGGCGACTTCGTCGAGGCCGGAAAACCGCTCCTCCGCCTCTCCGACGCCTCGCTGGAACTGCTTCGCGCCCCTCTCGAGGCCGAGCGTCGGGCCCTGCTCCTCCAGAGCCCCCAGTCCAATCCCGTCTCGGCCCAGCGCCGCGCCCTGGTTCTGGCGCAGGAGGTGACGGACTACGAGGCCCGCCGCCTTGGGATCATCGAGGAACTTTTCCGCAAAGGGGCGGCCACGAGGGCGGAAGTGGACGAGGCCGCAGGGAGGGTCCAGCGGGCCAGGGCCGATCAGATCCGCTCCGGAGCCGATCTCGAAGAGGCCCAACGGATTTTTGTCGACCCCAACGTCCCCGTCCGGCTCGCCCAGATCGAGGCGGAACTGAAGTCGCTGACCGAAGGGAAGGGCCCCCTCGAGATCAGGAGCCCCATCTCGGGGCAGATCCTGGAGCTTTTCGTCGGGCCCGGCGAGGCCGTCGGCCAGGGGACGCCTCTGGCCCTCATCGCCGACCCGGAGCGCGTCTGCCTGATCACCTTCGTCGCCGCCAAGGACATGCGTTTCGTCGAGCCCGGCAGGGACGTCCGGGTCCGCTTCCCCGACGGAACCCTGATGGCGGCCTCCGTCGACGGTTCCCCCCTCCTGGCCGAGCCGACGCCCCTCTCCCTGGCCGGACCTCTGGCCGATGCCGGGCCGGCCCTCAAGGTACGCCTCCTCCCCGGAGAGCCGCTGAAGGGGGCCTACCGCGTCGAGGGCCTTCCCGTGACGGTCTACTGGGGACAGCGCAGGCCCTGGCACGGACGCCTGCCGGAGAAGGAGGAGTAG
- a CDS encoding TackOD1 domain-containing metal-binding protein gives MEPLNVVRFRLRGETFFPDRPFIRDIASLDELETVAADADLFLVDGEGPLADGRAFLRRCRSHPESCAKPLFLPTSLGEEEDLFADGVVESLDDALRRGREMRDRLAQVNGPALRESKDFRLLAYLFARMDGELEPHRYPFTPRVYGYPVAEILAGDDGDTFFWLQSLKERGLLARGTLTDRIRLCPRCDCSHLNYIDVCPNCGSIDITRKEFIHCFTCGRVGPTEDFIQENQMRCPFCSTRLRHLGSDYDHPLESYRCNDCGHRFVEADVVADCFCCRTRSRPDELVVKTVCGYRISEAGKTSARVGSLEDVYALLDSLNYVVPAYFNQLLNWSLLLNRRYSDESFSLIAMRLANLPELSERLGRQKATQLVDALAGRLRQMVRSTDVTTRTALSTLWLFLPRTDAAGAAILAGRIKELERLAAEGSEALLDFRVRAFSSPDDVAEGDDAGRILARMAGELEA, from the coding sequence ATGGAGCCGCTCAACGTCGTCCGATTCCGTCTTCGAGGCGAGACCTTTTTCCCTGACCGCCCCTTTATCCGGGACATCGCCTCCCTGGACGAGCTGGAAACCGTCGCCGCCGATGCAGACCTCTTCCTCGTCGACGGAGAGGGTCCCCTGGCCGACGGCCGCGCCTTCCTGCGCCGATGCCGTTCCCACCCCGAGAGCTGCGCCAAGCCTCTCTTCCTGCCCACCTCCCTCGGCGAGGAGGAGGACCTTTTCGCCGACGGCGTCGTCGAGTCCCTCGACGACGCGCTGCGCCGGGGGAGGGAGATGAGAGACCGCCTCGCCCAGGTCAACGGCCCGGCCCTTCGGGAGTCCAAGGACTTCCGCCTTCTGGCCTACCTCTTCGCGCGCATGGACGGCGAACTGGAACCCCATCGCTACCCCTTCACGCCCCGCGTTTACGGCTATCCCGTCGCCGAGATCCTGGCCGGAGACGACGGCGATACCTTCTTCTGGCTTCAGTCTCTGAAGGAACGGGGCCTTCTGGCCAGGGGGACGCTGACGGACCGGATCCGCCTCTGTCCCCGCTGCGACTGTTCCCACCTGAACTACATCGACGTCTGTCCCAACTGCGGCAGCATCGACATCACCCGCAAGGAATTCATCCACTGCTTCACCTGCGGCCGCGTCGGTCCCACAGAGGATTTCATCCAGGAAAATCAGATGCGCTGCCCCTTCTGCAGCACCCGGCTGCGCCATCTGGGATCGGATTACGACCACCCCCTGGAGAGTTATCGCTGCAACGACTGCGGTCATCGCTTCGTCGAGGCCGACGTCGTCGCCGACTGTTTCTGCTGCCGCACCCGGTCCCGTCCCGACGAGCTCGTCGTCAAAACCGTCTGCGGCTACCGCATCAGCGAGGCGGGAAAGACATCGGCCCGAGTGGGGAGCCTGGAGGATGTCTATGCCCTTCTCGACAGCCTCAACTACGTCGTCCCGGCCTACTTCAACCAGCTGCTGAACTGGTCCCTCCTCCTCAACCGGCGCTACAGCGACGAGAGCTTCTCCCTCATCGCCATGCGTCTGGCCAATCTGCCCGAGCTTTCGGAGAGGTTGGGCCGCCAGAAGGCGACGCAGCTCGTCGACGCCCTGGCCGGTCGCCTGCGCCAGATGGTCCGCAGCACCGACGTGACGACGCGGACGGCCCTGTCGACGCTCTGGCTGTTCCTCCCCAGGACCGACGCCGCCGGAGCGGCGATTCTGGCAGGCAGGATCAAGGAGCTGGAGAGGCTCGCCGCCGAGGGCTCCGAGGCCCTTCTCGACTTCCGCGTCCGCGCCTTTTCCTCCCCCGACGACGTCGCCGAAGGCGACGACGCCGGGAGGATCCTGGCCCGGATGGCCGGAGAGCTCGAGGCGTGA
- a CDS encoding glycosyltransferase family 2 protein: MRDLAAVFSRLFCLFAGDPLLSRAWEIAFRFVPFVLFFELPLYLLVILGVLRHGLARMNELPWRSGYYPSVSCIVTCYSEGEAVAQTIRSLAEQIYPGPIQILPVIDGAARNGGTYRAARAMEPVVAAMKNRTLQVIPKWQRGGRVSALNTARNFADGEIVMALDGDTSFDNDMVERATRHFEDRRVVAVSGCLRVRNVRASLATRLQAIEYFLSIQASKTGLSAFNVVNNISGAFGVFRRTVLDAVRGWDAGTAEDLDMTLRIKNYFARQGGNFRIVFDPEALGFTDVPETFRGFFLQRLRWDGDLSYLYFRKHWRSFSPHLVGWKNFFLMIWTGLLFQIVMPLVIILYTVYLLAVYPPLFVLSVLALIYLFYLVMTFLLYVPFVVLLSERPREDFSLLPWIVLTPLFAFAGRINNAFATLWELLGRGHEDTSMAPWWTTRKSKF; the protein is encoded by the coding sequence GTGAGGGATCTGGCCGCGGTGTTTTCGCGCCTTTTTTGCCTTTTCGCCGGCGATCCTCTCCTGTCACGGGCCTGGGAGATCGCCTTCCGCTTCGTCCCCTTCGTCCTCTTCTTCGAGCTGCCCCTCTATCTCCTCGTCATCCTCGGCGTCCTCCGCCACGGCCTGGCGCGGATGAACGAGCTTCCCTGGCGGAGCGGGTACTACCCCTCCGTCTCCTGCATCGTCACCTGCTACAGCGAGGGCGAGGCCGTGGCGCAGACGATCCGATCCCTGGCCGAACAGATCTACCCCGGCCCGATCCAGATCCTTCCCGTCATCGACGGGGCGGCCCGAAACGGCGGGACCTATCGTGCCGCCAGGGCCATGGAGCCCGTCGTGGCGGCCATGAAAAACCGGACCCTCCAGGTCATCCCCAAGTGGCAGAGGGGGGGACGGGTCTCGGCCCTCAATACGGCACGTAACTTCGCCGACGGCGAAATCGTCATGGCCCTCGACGGCGACACCTCCTTCGACAACGACATGGTCGAGCGGGCCACGCGCCACTTCGAGGATCGGCGCGTCGTCGCCGTCTCGGGCTGCCTGCGCGTCCGCAATGTCCGCGCCAGCCTGGCCACCCGCCTCCAGGCCATCGAGTACTTCCTCTCGATCCAGGCCAGCAAGACGGGCCTGAGCGCCTTCAACGTCGTCAACAACATCTCCGGCGCCTTCGGCGTCTTCCGGCGGACCGTCCTCGACGCCGTGCGGGGATGGGACGCGGGAACGGCCGAGGATCTGGACATGACGCTGCGGATCAAAAACTACTTCGCCCGTCAGGGCGGCAATTTCCGCATCGTCTTCGACCCCGAGGCCCTGGGGTTCACCGACGTGCCCGAGACCTTCCGGGGCTTCTTCCTCCAGCGCCTACGCTGGGACGGAGACCTCTCCTACCTCTACTTCCGCAAGCACTGGCGCTCCTTCTCTCCCCACCTCGTGGGCTGGAAGAACTTCTTCCTCATGATCTGGACGGGGCTGCTCTTCCAGATCGTCATGCCTCTGGTCATCATCCTCTACACGGTCTACCTCCTCGCCGTCTACCCGCCCCTCTTCGTCCTCTCCGTCCTGGCCCTCATCTACCTCTTCTACCTCGTCATGACCTTCCTGCTCTACGTTCCCTTCGTCGTCCTCCTCTCGGAGCGTCCCCGCGAGGACTTTTCCCTCCTGCCCTGGATCGTCCTGACCCCTCTTTTCGCCTTCGCCGGTCGCATCAACAACGCCTTCGCCACCTTATGGGAGCTTTTGGGCCGGGGCCACGAGGACACGTCCATGGCCCCCTGGTGGACGACGCGCAAGAGCAAGTTCTGA
- a CDS encoding aldehyde ferredoxin oxidoreductase family protein, whose translation MAGWWKRQLRVNLTEKSWKAEAIAEKDLKDLLGGSALGAKILLEEVPPRTDPLAPENRLIFAVGPLQGVNVPGNAKWSVITRGPLTGSFLDSAGTGHWAPAFKKTGYDLLVIEGRASDPTWLFIDDDGVRFLDGAALWGLDTVETGEKIKEILGDRRINALNIGPAGERGNPIACISCDGHSFAGRGGSGAVMGSKNLKAIAAWGTKEVPVADGQKAAALSKELFQLLHKQGEGFRQHGTPVVMVPLQEMGDVPIKYWRGDVWDRGAALLGAPRYTDYLKVKPLPCANCPIGCHRHIHFEYPDGRVLEGNGPEYETLGMMGANLLVDDLGAVCRANDRANRMGIDTVSCGAYIGFLMECFEAGWITTADNDGKAIRWGDGEALVDLTDKIARLEGIGRLFEKGILGAAAAIGHDSEKITVQVKNLDFPAHDPRAVFGLGVNYATGTRGACHERGDCQAGATGLMYPELGQESPPDRFSVEEAAYSAYIYQTTSVLYNSLTLCKFMIKGAGMTLSDVSALMKEITGEEHPPKEMFRCAERGFTLQRLINVRDGMSRKDDTLPPKMGLAAIVGGRAGKTPTPHDRILDDYYRLRGWDEEGIPKAETLEELGLGEYVAYLPGK comes from the coding sequence ATGGCAGGTTGGTGGAAACGGCAGCTGCGGGTGAATCTGACGGAAAAGAGTTGGAAGGCCGAGGCGATCGCCGAGAAGGACCTCAAGGACCTTCTGGGCGGATCCGCCCTGGGAGCCAAGATCCTCCTCGAAGAGGTTCCGCCCCGGACGGACCCGCTGGCCCCGGAGAACAGGCTCATCTTCGCCGTGGGCCCCCTTCAGGGCGTCAACGTTCCGGGCAACGCCAAATGGAGCGTCATCACCAGAGGTCCTCTGACGGGCTCCTTTCTCGACTCGGCCGGGACAGGCCACTGGGCGCCGGCCTTCAAGAAGACGGGCTACGATCTCCTCGTCATCGAGGGACGCGCCTCCGACCCCACCTGGCTTTTCATCGATGACGACGGCGTCCGTTTCCTCGACGGCGCCGCGCTCTGGGGGCTCGACACCGTCGAGACGGGCGAGAAGATCAAAGAGATCCTGGGCGACAGACGCATCAACGCCCTCAACATCGGGCCGGCGGGAGAGAGAGGGAACCCCATCGCCTGTATCTCCTGCGACGGCCACTCCTTCGCCGGTCGAGGCGGCTCGGGCGCCGTCATGGGCTCGAAAAACCTCAAGGCCATCGCCGCCTGGGGGACGAAGGAGGTCCCCGTCGCCGACGGGCAGAAGGCCGCGGCCCTTTCCAAAGAGCTCTTCCAGCTCCTCCACAAGCAGGGCGAGGGATTCCGCCAGCACGGCACGCCCGTCGTCATGGTCCCCCTCCAGGAGATGGGCGACGTCCCCATCAAATACTGGCGCGGCGACGTCTGGGACAGGGGGGCGGCCCTTCTGGGGGCACCCCGCTACACCGACTATCTCAAGGTCAAGCCCCTCCCCTGCGCCAACTGCCCCATCGGCTGTCACCGCCACATTCATTTCGAGTACCCCGACGGGCGGGTCCTGGAGGGGAACGGCCCCGAATACGAGACGCTCGGCATGATGGGGGCGAACCTTCTCGTCGATGATCTGGGCGCCGTCTGCCGGGCCAACGACAGAGCCAATCGGATGGGCATCGACACCGTCTCCTGCGGCGCCTATATCGGCTTCCTCATGGAGTGTTTCGAGGCCGGATGGATCACGACGGCCGACAACGACGGCAAGGCCATACGCTGGGGCGACGGGGAGGCCCTCGTCGATCTGACGGACAAGATCGCCCGCCTCGAGGGAATCGGCAGGCTCTTCGAGAAGGGCATTCTCGGGGCGGCCGCCGCCATCGGCCACGATTCGGAGAAGATCACCGTCCAGGTCAAGAATCTCGACTTCCCCGCCCACGATCCCCGGGCCGTCTTCGGCCTCGGCGTGAACTACGCCACGGGGACGCGCGGCGCCTGCCACGAACGGGGCGACTGCCAGGCCGGAGCGACGGGGCTCATGTACCCCGAGCTGGGCCAGGAGAGCCCTCCGGACCGCTTCTCCGTCGAGGAGGCCGCCTACAGCGCCTACATCTACCAGACGACGAGCGTCCTCTACAACAGCCTGACCCTCTGCAAGTTCATGATCAAGGGGGCCGGGATGACGCTCAGCGACGTCAGCGCCCTCATGAAGGAGATCACCGGCGAGGAGCACCCGCCCAAAGAGATGTTCCGCTGCGCCGAGCGGGGCTTCACCCTCCAGCGGCTCATCAACGTCCGCGACGGCATGAGCCGCAAAGACGACACGCTGCCGCCCAAGATGGGCCTGGCCGCCATTGTCGGCGGCCGGGCCGGCAAGACCCCGACGCCTCACGACAGGATCCTCGACGACTATTACCGGCTCCGGGGCTGGGACGAAGAGGGGATCCCCAAGGCGGAAACCCTCGAGGAGCTGGGCCTGGGCGAGTACGTCGCCTACCTCCCGGGGAAATAG